TCACGGTTTCGACATAGAGTTCATACGAATGAGCCCGGTTAATCAAATCAGATGTTTTTTCAAAGGTTGTCTGAAGCCCTAACTCCACTGTCACATGCATTCTCTCGGACAATTCTGCCAGATAGGCAATCGTTTCATCTGGTAGACAGTCTGGTCTCGTTCCAATATTGATGCCCACTACTCCTGGCTCATTGATAGCCTGCTCATACCGCTCCCGAATAATCTCAACCTTTTCATGCGTATTGGTAAAGTTTTGAAAATAGACCAAATATTTCCGAACATCTGGCCATTTACGGTGCATGAAATCAATTTCCTTATAAAATTGTTCACGGATAGGCGCATCAGGTGCCACAATCGCATCGCCTGATCCCGACACCGTACAAAATGTACAGCCTCCTTTTGCCACTGTTCCGTCACGATTTGGACAGTCAAATCCCGCATCAATCGGCACTTTAAAGGTCTTTTCACCAAACAAGGTCCGATAATAATCATTCAAAGCATTGTAAGATTTCATTCTTATATTCTACCACAAAATGAAAAAATAAGGTAAATTGGATGTTGCCCATCCATTCTACCCTATTTTTATGACTGTTTGCGTGTAAAGCGGCGTTTAAAGCGCCATTCATCGTAAAAAGGATACTCTAGGCACAAGACACCAAAACCAAGTAAGGCACCACCCAGCACATCGCTGGGATAATGCACCCCTAGATAGACCCGAGACACTAAGACAATGCCTATCAAAAGAAGACACATTCCTTGCATCAAATAGCGTAGCGGTTTCTTCTGAATGCGTTGATACATCACCACGATTAAACTTCCAAAGACCAAGGTTGCAGCCAAGGAATGCCCACTCGGAAACGAGAAACCTGTCTCTTGAACCAAATGAGAAATACTCGGTCTCGGTCGCTGGTAGACCTGCTTTAGTAAGCTCACTAAAAGACCAGAAAGAGCTAGATTTCCTGCCACATATAAGGCTTCGCTCTGCCAGTTTTTCCAAAGAAAAAATAAAACGAAAATAAGCACCCAAGAAATGATAACAGGTATATTTGCGAGTTGCGTCATCGTGGCAAAAAAATTCGTCCAAAGCCGAGGTAAATCCCCTCTGATGCCAGCTTGAATCGGCTGATCAATGTTCGTCAACTGCTCTGGATAAAACTTAACGACGTATCCTAAGATGACAAAAAGTAAAAGGGCAAACGAGCCCCGTGTTAACCATGTTTGTTTATGCTTCATATTGTTTCCACACTGGTTTCAAAAAAAGTTGCACCAACCAAAAAGCCAAGGCAAAAACCAGTCCCTCAATCATATTAAAAGGAACAACCATTGTCCACAAATAAGTGCCAACACCAATCGTTGCAGCAATGTCAAAACCTGCAAACATCGCATACAAGGGGATGGCATAAATCGCATTTAAAAGAACCATCACAAAAGTCAAGACAAGGGTTGCACTGATGCTAGCCAGTACAAATCTTTTTATTGTTTGTTGCTTTTTCCACACAAGAGCAAAGACCAATACAAAAGAAGCCATGGCAATCATATTCATGGGTAACCCAATATAGGTGCTCACCCCTTGATTGTTCAAAACCAACTTCAGCAAGGAACGCAAGAGAACAATCGTCATTGCACTTCTCGTATCCAACATGAGCAAACCTAACAAAATCGGAACAATACTAAAGTCCAGTCTCAGAAATGGCACTGCTGGCAATATCGGAAAATCAAAGAACATCAATAAAAAAGAAAGTGCTGAAAGAATGGCAATCAAGGCCATTTTTCGTGTTTTTGTCATAAAGGCTTCCTCCAATTTTTCTAAAATCAGAGAAGGCTGAAAGTTAGCCAAAAAGGCTTTCCACTTAGAAAGTTTCAACTATATCTTTCGTCTTCTCCCATCCAGACTTTACTGTCGGTTGTGGAATCTCACCACATCAGCTTATGCTCGCGGACTATCACCGCCGGTCGGGAATTGCACCCTGCCCTGAAGACTCTTTTATCATACCAAAAAAGACCTGCTCTTGCAAGTCTTTGCTACCCTTCCTCGCTCACTTGAGCTTGTCTTTTTCATACTCATGGACCAAGTCTAATCCTTGAAACTCTTGCTGCCTGAGAGCTTCGTACACCACCATACACACCGTATTCGAAACATTTAAACTCCTGACATGTGCATCATTCATAGGAATTCTCAAGGCTTTTTCTGGATGTTCTCGCATAAATTCCTCAGGTAAGCCCTTATCCTCACGTCCAAATAGAAAATAATGATTTCCCTCTTGGTTAAAATCTTCTTGCGAATAAACCTTAGAAGCAAATTTTGAAATCAAATACAAGCGGCCATCCATCTTCTCTAAAAATGCAGCCAAACTATCATAATAATAAATCTCTAACTGATCCCAATAATCCAGCCCCGCCCGCTTCATCTTTTTATCATCAATGGGAAAACCCATCGGCTTGATGATATGAAGAGGACTATTGGTTGCCGCACAGGTTCTGGCAATATTCCCCGTATTTTGCGGAATTTGCGGTTCAAATAATACGATATGATTTTTCATGTCCCTTTTCCTCTGCAAAAAAATAGCCACACTGCCCGGAGTCAAGCTCAGCAAACAGCGTGGTTATGGCATCATTAACTTACATCACAACAGGTCTGAGGTAAATCAATGAAGGTACTCTCCTAGTATATCACTTTCTCCTTACATGTCAATCAAAAGTACCTAAAATCCATCATTTTTATCAGATTTGTTAAAAATGTGTATCTTCTATATGAAATAAGATGAAATTTTTTCAAAAAAAGGGTATGATAGATACATATTTCGGAGGTAAAAGATGAAAATTATTCTTGTCGGTGGTGGAAAAGTCGGCTCTGCCCTTTGCCGCTCACTGGTTGCTGAAAAGCATGATGTCGTCTTGATTGAGCAAAACGAATCTGTCCTCAATCATTTGACCAAACGCTATGACATCATGGGAATTGTCGGAAATGGAGCCGATTTTAAAATGCTCGAGCAAGCAGATGTAAAAGATTGTGACATCTTCATTGCTATGACTGAGTACGATGAGGTCAATATGATTTCTTCTCTATTGGCTAAAAAAATGGGAGCCAAAGAAACCATTGTTCGTGTCCGCAATCCAGAATATTCAAATCCTTTCTTTAAAAAGAAAAATATTCTCGGCTTCTCCCTCATTGTCAATCCAGAACTTCTAACAGCCCGCTATATCGCAAATATCATTGATTTCCCAAATGCCTTGTCTGTCGAACGCTTTGCAAATGGGCGTGTCAGTCTCATGGAGTTTAAGGTCACACCAGGGAGCAAATTATGTGACATAACCCTAGCTCAATTTCGGAAAAAATTTGGCAACGTCTTGATTTGTGCTATGCGCCGAGGAGACGATCTTTTCATCCCTAATGGTGACATTACAATCTTGCCAGAAGACATCATCTTTGTCACAGGAAATCGTAAAGAGGTTCTTCGCTTCCACAATTATATGCGTCCTAAAAGCATCAAGAGCCTGATGCTGATTGGAGCAGGGAAGATATCCTATTATCTTCTCAATATTCTCCAACACAGTAAAATTGATCTCAAGCTGATTGAGCTCAAGGAAGAACAAGCTCGGCTCTTCAGCCAAGAATTTCCGCATTTGCATGTCGTTCATGGAGATGGTACAGCCAAAGACATTCTTATGGAAGAACGAGCTCAGCATTATGATGCCGTGGCCACCTTGACAGGAGTTGATGAAGAAAACATCATCGCCTCTATGTTCCTTGAAAATCTTGGGGTGCAAAAAAATATTACAAAGGTTAATCGAACCAGCCTCCTTGAGATTATCGACAAGAAAAACGAATCGAGTATCGTCACTCCAAAACGGATTGCCATTGATACGATTATGCATTTTATCCGAGGTCGCGTCAATGCCCAGTACTCTGATTTACAGGCCATGCATCATATCGCAAACGGTCAAATCGAAACCCTGCAATTCCAAATTATCGATGACAGTCCGGTGACCAATTTACCCCTAGCTCAGCTCAGCTTTAAACCAGGTGTCTTGATTGCAGCGGTCATCCGTAATGGAAAAACGATTTTCCCAACAGGGGACGATCAAATTAAGGTTGGGGATCAGATTGTGGTAACCACCTTATTGCAAAATATCACACAAGTCCTTGATTTGTTAGAGGAGTAGGCTATGAATAGAAGTATTATCCGTCACCTCCTCTCAAAATTGCTCCTTATTGAGGCTAGCTTACTCCTAGCCCCCCTTATCGTCGCTCTCCTTTATCAAGAATCTGCGACTATTATTGAATCCTATGTATTCACAATCATCCTCCTTCTTCTCATTGGCTGGACTGGAGTCATCTTTAAACCAAAAGATTACCATATTTATGCCAA
The window above is part of the Streptococcus himalayensis genome. Proteins encoded here:
- a CDS encoding TIGR01212 family radical SAM protein (This family includes YhcC from E. coli K-12, an uncharacterized radical SAM protein.); the protein is MKSYNALNDYYRTLFGEKTFKVPIDAGFDCPNRDGTVAKGGCTFCTVSGSGDAIVAPDAPIREQFYKEIDFMHRKWPDVRKYLVYFQNFTNTHEKVEIIRERYEQAINEPGVVGINIGTRPDCLPDETIAYLAELSERMHVTVELGLQTTFEKTSDLINRAHSYELYVETVKRLRKFPKIEIVSHLINGLPGETHEMMLENVRRCVTDNDIQGIKLHLLHLMTNTRMQRDYHEGRLQLLSQEEYVNIICDQLEIIPKHIVIHRITGDAPRDMLIGPMWSLNKWEVLNAIETEMRRRGSIQGCKAKEQKFIC
- a CDS encoding phosphatase PAP2 family protein, producing MKHKQTWLTRGSFALLLFVILGYVVKFYPEQLTNIDQPIQAGIRGDLPRLWTNFFATMTQLANIPVIISWVLIFVLFFLWKNWQSEALYVAGNLALSGLLVSLLKQVYQRPRPSISHLVQETGFSFPSGHSLAATLVFGSLIVVMYQRIQKKPLRYLMQGMCLLLIGIVLVSRVYLGVHYPSDVLGGALLGFGVLCLEYPFYDEWRFKRRFTRKQS
- a CDS encoding ECF transporter S component, whose protein sequence is MTKTRKMALIAILSALSFLLMFFDFPILPAVPFLRLDFSIVPILLGLLMLDTRSAMTIVLLRSLLKLVLNNQGVSTYIGLPMNMIAMASFVLVFALVWKKQQTIKRFVLASISATLVLTFVMVLLNAIYAIPLYAMFAGFDIAATIGVGTYLWTMVVPFNMIEGLVFALAFWLVQLFLKPVWKQYEA
- a CDS encoding tRNA (cytidine(34)-2'-O)-methyltransferase, with amino-acid sequence MKNHIVLFEPQIPQNTGNIARTCAATNSPLHIIKPMGFPIDDKKMKRAGLDYWDQLEIYYYDSLAAFLEKMDGRLYLISKFASKVYSQEDFNQEGNHYFLFGREDKGLPEEFMREHPEKALRIPMNDAHVRSLNVSNTVCMVVYEALRQQEFQGLDLVHEYEKDKLK
- the trkA gene encoding Trk system potassium transporter TrkA, encoding MKIILVGGGKVGSALCRSLVAEKHDVVLIEQNESVLNHLTKRYDIMGIVGNGADFKMLEQADVKDCDIFIAMTEYDEVNMISSLLAKKMGAKETIVRVRNPEYSNPFFKKKNILGFSLIVNPELLTARYIANIIDFPNALSVERFANGRVSLMEFKVTPGSKLCDITLAQFRKKFGNVLICAMRRGDDLFIPNGDITILPEDIIFVTGNRKEVLRFHNYMRPKSIKSLMLIGAGKISYYLLNILQHSKIDLKLIELKEEQARLFSQEFPHLHVVHGDGTAKDILMEERAQHYDAVATLTGVDEENIIASMFLENLGVQKNITKVNRTSLLEIIDKKNESSIVTPKRIAIDTIMHFIRGRVNAQYSDLQAMHHIANGQIETLQFQIIDDSPVTNLPLAQLSFKPGVLIAAVIRNGKTIFPTGDDQIKVGDQIVVTTLLQNITQVLDLLEE